From one Enterococcus sp. DIV2402 genomic stretch:
- the thrS gene encoding threonine--tRNA ligase produces the protein MLKITFPDGAVKEFESGITTKEIAESISKSLAKKALAGKFNGELIDLDRTIEEDGSIEIVTPNHEEALALLRHSTAHLMANAMRRLYPSIHFGVGPAIDSGFYYDTDNGEQPVTAEDLPAIEAEMMKIVKENNPITRRVLTKEEALGLFAGDPYKEELINELPEDEIITAYEQGDFVDLCRGPHVPSTGRIQIFKLLSVAGAYWRGNSDNHMMQRVYGTAFFDKKDLKEFIRMREEAKERDHRKLGKELDLFMLSPEVGSGLPFWLPKGATIRRTIERYITDKEISLGYQHVYTPVMANVEFYKRSGHWDHYHEDMFPPMDMGDGEMLVLRPMNCPHHMMVYKNDIHSYRELPIRIAELGMMHRYEKSGALSGLQRVREMTLNDGHTFVRPDQIKDEFKRTLDLMTSVYADFNLTDYRFRLSYRDPKNTEKYFDDDAMWNHAQAVLKEAMDELELDYFEAEGEAAFYGPKLDVQVKTALGMEETLSTIQLDFLLPERFDLTYVGEDGENTHRPVVIHRGIVSTMERFVAYLTEMYKGAFPTWLAPIQATIIPVSVEAHSDYAYEVKEMLQTKGIRVEVDDRNEKMGYKIRASQTQKIPYQIVVGDQEVNDGTVNIRRYGSKETAVQLLPEFVEAIVADVNNFSR, from the coding sequence ATGTTAAAAATCACTTTTCCAGATGGTGCCGTAAAAGAATTTGAATCTGGAATTACAACGAAAGAAATCGCCGAAAGCATTTCTAAAAGTTTAGCTAAAAAAGCTTTAGCCGGAAAATTCAATGGAGAATTAATTGACTTAGATCGTACAATTGAAGAAGACGGTTCAATTGAAATCGTAACACCAAATCATGAAGAAGCCTTAGCTTTATTACGTCACTCAACTGCACATTTAATGGCGAATGCCATGCGTCGATTATATCCAAGCATTCATTTTGGGGTAGGTCCAGCCATTGATTCTGGATTTTATTATGACACTGATAATGGTGAACAACCAGTAACGGCCGAAGATTTACCGGCAATTGAAGCTGAAATGATGAAAATTGTAAAAGAAAACAACCCGATCACTCGCCGTGTTTTAACCAAAGAAGAAGCGCTAGGATTATTTGCTGGCGATCCTTATAAAGAAGAATTAATTAATGAACTACCCGAAGATGAAATCATCACAGCTTATGAACAAGGTGATTTTGTTGATTTATGTCGTGGACCTCATGTACCATCAACTGGTCGTATCCAAATTTTCAAATTACTTTCAGTCGCAGGTGCATACTGGCGTGGGAATTCTGATAACCATATGATGCAACGTGTTTATGGAACTGCCTTCTTTGATAAAAAAGATTTAAAAGAATTTATCCGTATGCGTGAAGAAGCCAAAGAACGTGATCATCGTAAATTAGGGAAAGAATTAGATTTATTTATGTTATCACCTGAAGTTGGTTCTGGATTACCATTCTGGTTACCAAAAGGCGCAACTATTCGTCGTACAATCGAGCGCTACATTACTGATAAAGAAATTAGCTTAGGGTACCAACATGTATACACACCAGTTATGGCAAATGTAGAATTTTACAAACGTTCTGGTCACTGGGATCACTACCACGAAGATATGTTCCCACCAATGGACATGGGCGATGGTGAAATGTTAGTTTTACGCCCAATGAACTGTCCACATCATATGATGGTCTATAAAAACGATATTCATTCTTATCGTGAATTACCAATCCGTATTGCAGAATTAGGGATGATGCATCGTTATGAAAAATCTGGAGCATTATCTGGTTTACAACGTGTACGTGAGATGACTTTAAATGATGGACATACCTTTGTTCGACCAGACCAAATCAAAGACGAATTCAAACGTACATTAGATTTGATGACATCTGTCTATGCGGATTTCAATTTAACAGATTATCGTTTCCGTTTAAGTTATCGTGACCCAAAAAATACTGAAAAATATTTTGATGATGATGCTATGTGGAACCATGCGCAAGCAGTGTTAAAAGAAGCGATGGACGAGTTAGAATTGGATTATTTTGAAGCAGAAGGTGAAGCAGCCTTTTACGGACCTAAACTTGACGTTCAAGTGAAAACTGCATTAGGAATGGAAGAAACATTATCAACTATTCAATTAGACTTCTTATTACCAGAACGTTTTGATTTAACATACGTTGGTGAAGATGGTGAAAATACGCATCGCCCAGTAGTTATTCATCGCGGGATTGTTTCGACAATGGAACGTTTTGTTGCTTACCTAACAGAGATGTACAAAGGCGCTTTCCCAACTTGGCTAGCACCAATCCAAGCAACAATTATTCCTGTTTCTGTTGAAGCACATAGCGATTACGCTTATGAGGTCAAAGAAATGTTACAAACAAAAGGTATCCGTGTAGAAGTAGACGACCGTAATGAAAAAATGGGTTACAAAATTCGTGCCTCACAAACACAAAAAATTCCTTACCAAATTGTTGTAGGGGATCAAGAAGTAAATGATGGTACCGTAAATATCCGTCGTTACGGTAGTAAAGAAACTGCCGTTCAATTATTGCCAGAATTTGTGGAAGCAATTGTTGCTGATGTGAATAATTTTAGCCGTTAA
- a CDS encoding 2-hydroxymuconate tautomerase: MPFVHIELLEGRTPEQLEAMMKEVTEAVHKTSGAPKENIHVIINEMKKGTYGNNGAWK; the protein is encoded by the coding sequence ATGCCATTTGTCCATATTGAATTATTAGAAGGAAGAACACCCGAGCAATTAGAAGCAATGATGAAAGAAGTAACAGAGGCAGTTCATAAAACAAGCGGAGCACCAAAAGAAAATATTCATGTCATCATTAATGAAATGAAAAAAGGAACTTATGGAAATAATGGAGCTTGGAAATAA